Part of the Mangifera indica cultivar Alphonso chromosome 4, CATAS_Mindica_2.1, whole genome shotgun sequence genome, AAGCAGACTTAAGCTTTCCAGGCAATGCTTTCTCAATCTTTCGTATTTCTTCCGCAGTGTCATAACTAATTTTGGGACCCCATTTTCTAGAATAGTTGAGCCACGGCGGCTCAATGATAGTAGGTCCCAGATACTCCGCCGCAGCCAATGAATATCCATTTCCTGTATCAAGAAACATCTTACTTTTTGCAGTATCATTTCGAATTCCAATTCCTCCATTCCCTTGTAAAACTAGCCCAGGCTTTGCATACATAGCATGACCATTCAACGATGCATAGGTAACAACTTTATTATCCGTTTGAAACTCCAGCTCTGATGCATTCACCCAACTCCCTCCACTATGTTCCGAGAAGTAGACTCTCCATAGAATACCATCGAAGTTGCTAACTCTTAATGTTAGGTGCTCCCAGTCACCAACATGTTCCCCTATCTTCCCTAAAGGAATGTTGATAAACTCAACTTTAGCCCTGCCAGGTCCATTAAAAGGGTAGAACACCCATATTGCAATGTCAGTGAAGGTGGCTCCTAACATTGGTTTAACATGTAAATAAACCAGAGCCTTCTGTAAATCTCCTTTTTTCACTCTCTCTTTGGCCTTGTCATTTACAGGAAGGTCCAACCAATACTCTCCATCATCAGAACCTCCTAGGGGAAGGTTCGAGCCCATTGAATCAATTGATATTGGTTTAGACTCCTCTCCTTTTTTGTATAGTAATGCCCCATTTTCAAAAAACCAGCTCACAGAAGACGGGAGGTATTTTTCATCAGGATGAAAATAAATGTAAGGAGAGTAAACTTGAAGTAATGCCTCAATTTGAAGTGGATTAGGCATACAAGATAAATTAGATTTGATATTCTTTAAACAAGCTATGTATAAAGGAGAATTGTTAATCCCTGCTGCAAATGTGCCTACACAGACACCCATACCTTGGATGCCTCTGTTGGTGGGTGTTAATCCAAATATATTGAATCCACTTGCATTGCTGTCCTTACCTGGTCCCCATATCCACGCATCAGTCTCACATTGGTCAGTGAGGTCTGATCTAACACACCGTATATTTTCCAAGGAAGGCTTCGCAGGGGAGTTTGTGATGAGGTGGCCAACGGGTTTGAAGCCGTCAGGTGGTGTGGGTAGCCAGACGTAGGCGACGCCTTCTTGGTTGATATTTAGAGACTCACTGCTCCAAACAAGAGAGTAATCAAGAGGTTTCTTTAGAGCTGTATCAGTATCATCTTTTGCAACAAGAACCCACCCAAAAAGCGGACTATTGTTGGGTTGAGCATAGTGCCCAAGCAAAAAAAATCCCTGGGGTACGGAAGAGGGTTCAAAAACTGTAGCACCAATGTTGTCTGGTCCTCCTTCTTTGCTGGACCAAACTTTGTTAAAAGATGATACTTGGCAAACTTGTAATCCATACCCAAGATCAATTGTTCCAGTCGCAAACCCTTCACCTATTTGTACATATACAGAGatgaattattgttttaaaattaaaaacaagagATATTCAAGGTGAAAATTTGATAGTACCTGATGGCCAAGTTGGAATCGGTGAGGGTAGCTTGAACACGGTTTCAATAGGTAAACccttgcttttctttttggaAATGCTTGTTGGAAGACAATTCCCCATTGTGCTTATTTTTACAAAGAGTAAAGATTGAAGATGGCAATTTGTAGGGAGAAAAGTATATTTTGTATGCTGTTTCTTCGAAGGGCCGGCTAAAAGATGTTTCTTGCAAGGAAGTAACTGTCCTTTGTGTATGTCTTTTAAATCTTTGCTCAACAACATACCTTCCACACGATGCCGCtttcttttgtatttattatactAGTAGCTTTTCTTGAATTTCTCATCACGTAAT contains:
- the LOC123213483 gene encoding uncharacterized protein LOC123213483, whose amino-acid sequence is MGNCLPTSISKKKSKGLPIETVFKLPSPIPTWPSGEGFATGTIDLGYGLQVCQVSSFNKVWSSKEGGPDNIGATVFEPSSVPQGFFLLGHYAQPNNSPLFGWVLVAKDDTDTALKKPLDYSLVWSSESLNINQEGVAYVWLPTPPDGFKPVGHLITNSPAKPSLENIRCVRSDLTDQCETDAWIWGPGKDSNASGFNIFGLTPTNRGIQGMGVCVGTFAAGINNSPLYIACLKNIKSNLSCMPNPLQIEALLQVYSPYIYFHPDEKYLPSSVSWFFENGALLYKKGEESKPISIDSMGSNLPLGGSDDGEYWLDLPVNDKAKERVKKGDLQKALVYLHVKPMLGATFTDIAIWVFYPFNGPGRAKVEFINIPLGKIGEHVGDWEHLTLRVSNFDGILWRVYFSEHSGGSWVNASELEFQTDNKVVTYASLNGHAMYAKPGLVLQGNGGIGIRNDTAKSKMFLDTGNGYSLAAAEYLGPTIIEPPWLNYSRKWGPKISYDTAEEIRKIEKALPGKLKSAFDKFVKSLPNELLGEEGPTGPKFKRNWSGDEV